The following are encoded together in the Triticum dicoccoides isolate Atlit2015 ecotype Zavitan chromosome 6B, WEW_v2.0, whole genome shotgun sequence genome:
- the LOC119321764 gene encoding transcription termination factor MTERF8, chloroplastic-like, giving the protein MLHLRQRIVSHIISSAATSAVSCSATSAISSLRRLLCAAAAPVSPNPSGFAVEDYLVDSCGLTRSQAIKASTKLSHLKSPANPNAVLAFLSGLGLSSSDVAAVVAKDPLFLCAGVERTLVPVVDGLTDLGLSRSEIGGLVSLVHCRFRSRAIVPKLRYYLPLFGSFENLRRLLKKDQSKLLSSDLDKVLKPNIVSLQECGLGTCDIAKLCISAPMILGTNPERIRAMVACAERLGVRRSSGMFREALKAVAFLSEEKIADKVDYLKNMFKWSDTEVAIAVRKAPMLLTKSREMLRRKSEFLISEVGLEPVYIAHQPVMISYSLEGRLRPRYFVLKFLKETGLVDRHRGFYNVLTKTERNFVDKYICPHKEAAPHLARDYATACKGEVPTNFRFT; this is encoded by the coding sequence atgctccATCTCCGGCAGCGCATCGTTTCCCATATCATCTCCTCCGCCGCCACCTCTGCCGTCTCCTGCTCCGCCACCTCTGCCATCTCCTCACTCCGCCGCCTCCTCTGCGCAGCCGCCGCCCCCGTTTCCCCGAACCCCAGTGGATTCGCCGTCGAGGACTACCTCGTCGACAGCTGCGGCCTCACCCGATCCCAGGCCATCAAGGCCTCCACGAAGCTCTCCCACCTCAAGTCCCCCGCCAACCCCAACGCCGTCCTCGCCTTCCTCTCCGGCCTCGGCCTCTCCAGCTCcgatgtcgccgccgtcgtggCCAAAGACCCGCTTTTCCTCTGCGCCGGCGTGGAGAGAACCTTGGTCCCCGTCGTCGACGGCCTCACCGACCTCGGGCTGTCGCGTTCCGAGATTGGCGGCCTCGTCTCGCTTGTCCACTGCCGCTTCCGCTCCAGAGCCATCGTCCCTAAGCTGCGCTACTACCTGCCCCTCTTCGGCTCATTCGAGAACTTGCGCCGGCTGCTCAAGAAGGATCAATCCAAGCTTCTCTCGAGCGACCTTGACAAGGTGCTCAAGCCCAACATTGTGTCCCTGCAGGAGTGCGGGTTAGGTACTTGTGATATTGCCAAGCTGTGTATCAGTGCGCCGATGATACTGGGAACTAACCCGGAGCGCATCCGGGCAATGGTGGCATGTGCTGAAAGATTAGGTGTGCGCCGCAGCTCCGGTATGTTCAGGGAAGCGCTGAAGGCTGTCGCGTTCCTCAGTGAGGAGAAGATCGCCGACAAAGTGGATTATTTGAAGAATATGTTCAAGTGGTCCGATACTGAGGTGGCCATTGCTGTGCGCAAGGCTCCAATGTTGCTGACCAAGTCTAGAGAGATGCTTAGGCGCAAGTCTGAGTTCCTGATATCTGAAGTTGGGTTGGAACCGGTGTATATTGCTCATCAGCCggtcatgatctcttatagcctggaGGGCCGGCTCAGGCCTCGATACTTTGTTTTGAAGTTTCTCAAGGAAACTGGATTGGTAGACCGCCACCGGGGCTTCTATAATGTGCTCACGAAGACCGAGAGGAATTTCGTGGACAAGTACATATGCCCTCACAAGGAAGCTGCGCCACACCTCGCTCGAGACTATGCAACCGCTTGCAAAGGGGAAGTGCCAACTAATTTCAGATTTACTTGA